The Bradyrhizobium guangxiense genomic sequence GCCGGCTTTCGGCGGGCAGAAACAGCTTGACGCCGTCGCGCTCGACCACGGCATCGCCGGCCTGCGGCTCCGCGCGGACGCTGATGTCCGCGGCAAGGCCCGAGCAGCCACCCGGACTGACCGCAAGACGAAAGCCGCTGCCTGCGCCGCCGTCGACGCGGAGCATCATGCGCATGAACTTCTGCGCCGCTGGTGTAATCGTGAAGTTCATCTCTTTCTCCCTCAGACCGGCGCCTGGTAGCGCGGCAGTGACGTATCGACGACGCAGGTGTTGTCGACCGGGCAAACCGCCACGCATTGCGGCTCGTCGAAATAGCCCAGGCACTCGGTGCACTTCTTCGGATCGATCACGAACGTGCCACCCTTCTCGGAGATGGCGACGTTCGGACATTCCGGCTCGCAAGCCGAACAGCTCGTGCACTGCGAGGCGATGATCTTGAACGGCATCGGTTTCTCCTCACGCCGCCGAAATCAGCGCGCCTTGGCGGATGACGGCATCGCCGCGCTCCACGTGCTCGATCTCGCCGCGGTTGACCTTGTCCAGATAGGCCTTGAACCAGGCGATCGCCGACTTCTCGATGAACTCGTGGGCGTATTGATCGACCGGCTCGATCCCGGCCTTGATCAGGTCGCCCTTCGGGCAGCCGCCGATCTTGGCCACGAACACCGCATGGCAGTCGTTGATGGCACGGATGATGGTCTCGAGACTGTCCTCCTCGCCATAGCCGCCCTGACAGTAGAGATCGACACGGCGATGGCCGACGAATTTCGCACCCGCGGTGGAAAGCTCGTAGACCTGGAATTCCTTGGCATGACCGAAGTGCTCGTTGATCAGGCCCGAGCCCTTGGTCGCAACCGCCGCCAGCACCTTGATGTCACTGGAGGCACCCGCGAGTTCGGCAAGCTCTTCCTGCTTGGCCGCAACCTTGGCGACGCGCTCCTCCTCGACTTTCTCCTGATAGGCCTTGCGGGTCTCGGCGTCGTACTTCACCTCCATGGCCATGATCTTCTCGGTGGTGAACTCGGCGCTGCGATCCTCGCCGAGCAGGCCGACCGCGTCGGCGCGGCACTGGCGGCAATGCCGCATCATGTTCATCTCGCCTTCGCAGGAATCCTGCAGCGCTTTCAGCTCCTGTGCGCTCGGACCGCGCTGCCCGTTCAAGCCGAACACGGTGCCGTGCTCGGGCGAGGAGATCAGCGGCATGATGTTGTGCAGGAAGGCGCCGCGAGACTTCACCGCCCGGTTGACCTCGACCAGGTGCTGGTCGTTGATCCCCGGGATCATCACCGAGTTGATCTTGCAGAGGATGCCGCGCTCGGTGAGCATCTCCAGGCCCTGGAGCTGCCGATCGGTGAGGATCTTGGCGGCCTCGTAGCCGGTGTAACGCTTGTGCTTGTAGAAGATCCAGGGGTAGATCTTGGCGCCGATCTCGGGATCGACCATGTTGATGGTGATGGTGACGTGATCGACGTTGAACCGCGCGATGGCGTCGACATGGTCCGGCAATGCGAGGCCGTTGGTCGACAGGCAGAGCTTGATGTCGGGTGCGGTCTGGCTGATCAGCTCGAACGTCTTGAAGGTCTTTTCGGGGTTCGCCAGGGGATCGCCGGGGCCGGCGATGCCGAGCACTGTCATCTGCGGGATGGTGGAGGCGACCGCCAGAACCTTCTTGGCGGCCTGCTCGGGCGTCAGCTTCTCGCTGACCACGCCGGGGCGGGATTCGTTGGCGCAATCATATTTGCGATTGCAGTAATTGCACTGGATGTTGCACGCCGGCGCAACCGCGACATGCATACGCGCATAGTGATGATGCGCTTCCTCGCTGTAGCAGGGATGGTTCTTCACCTTCTCCCAGATCTCGGTCGGCAGATCGCCTTGCCCGGCCTGCGATCCGCAGCTCGCCTTGCCGCTGCCGCCGCTGGTGCCGCACCCCTTGTGCTCGGCGATGGCCTGCATGATCTCGCCGACTTCGGCGACGTGGCCGATGCTGCTGGCGTCGTGTTGTGCTGAAACGTCCATGTGCTCAGTTCTCCTTGCAGGCCGAACGGATTTGCGGGGCTCTGATTTCGAGAAGCGTCCTAAGAGTCGTTCTAGAAAGGTATTAGCAACCCGCATGCCACCGCCGCATCCGCGACTTTCTTCGCTTGCTTCAAGGAGTTAGCGCGCTCGCCGAAGAATGTCGGGTTATCAACGCATGTTGCAAAGGCGACAGAGGCGACATCGTCGACGAGATGCATCGATGCGCGCGGGATCTCCGCGCGAGGATCGCTCGTGCGGAGATCGCCAGATCGGCCATTCGATGGAGGTCAGCCCGCCAGAACAATCTCAATCGCGCGCGGAAGCGAGATGGCGAGCGGAGTCAGACCCTGGCTCACGAGGAAGCGCAGCTCGTTCTTCGACAGCGTGTCCGGCTCGACCACGGCATAGTGGATGTCCGCCGAACGCTTCGACACCTGCCGCGCATAGGTGCGCAGGAGCTGATCGTTGAAGCGGCAGCCGAGGAACAGAAAGCTGCGGCCCGTGCGTCGCGCCTTGACCTCGTCCGGGATCGGCGTCTGGATGTCGATCTCGGTCAACACCTCGACATAGTCGGCGTCGGAGATCAGAAAGTTCTTCGCCGGCGCGACGCTGCCGTGGGGCTTGTAGAGGATCGTGGTCCAGCCCCCGGCCTGCGCGCGATCGACCTCCTGGCCTGCGGCATCGTAAAACCGGTACCAGCGATCCTCGCCGATGCCGGCGCGGGTGATGCCCTGGATCTCGCCCCAGTCGCCGCGCTCGGCGAGTGCGCTGCGCATCGCACCGTCGTACCAGCTGTCGACGATCAGCGGCAGCGGCAGAGAGGCGAGATGGCGATGCAGCGCCGTCGGTGCCACCGGACTGGCGAAGGCGTCCGCCATCAGCGCCGTCACGGTGGCGCGGTGCCTGGTGCTCTCGATGTGCTGCGCGGAGGCCCAGGCATTGCCGCGGGCGCGTCGCGGTAGCGCAACCTTGGTGCCGAAGAAGGCCGCCAGCGCTTCCGGATTCATCGGTACGGCCGACGCCGCGAGCTCGGCGACGCCCGGCCCGAGATAGGGAATGACGCTGCCGCCGCGCAGCCGCGCGACGACGCCGATGAGAATGGCCTCAGCGTCGGCGGGATTGGCGAAGTCGATCTGCGGGACCGGCGCGTTCATCACTCGTCTCCCTCGCCGCCGCGCTTCTTGGCGTTGATAGTGATCGGAAGGTTGGTGTCGGCGGCCATCTGCGGCAGGGCGAGCACCCAGCCATTGGCGATCTTGATCCAGCCGCCCCACAGCGTCTCGTGCTCTGACTCGACGATCGGCTCCTCGAGATCCTTCTTCGGCACATAGATCGACAGACCGGTCTCCGGCGAACGGCGAATCATGACTTTCATGAGCTGAGCTCCTCGGTCAGAGAGGTGTCGCTCGCGCGCTCTTGCCACGAAGGAGACAATGCTCTCAGTTTCGATAGGATGTCCGGCAGCACGTGCAAGACGCGGTCGACCTCGTCGACCGTGGTTTCGCGTGACAGCGAAAAGCGGATCGCGCCGCGCAACGTCTGCGGCGGCACGTTCATCGCGCGCAGCACGTGCGAGGGCTCCATCGCCCCCGATGCGAAAGCCGATCCCAGCGAGGCGGCAATACCGGCACGGTTCAGATGGTGGATGATCGCCTCGCCCTCGACATGCTCGAAGGCGATGTTCGACGTATTGGGCAGCCGGTTCTTGACATCCCCCAGCACCATGCAATGGCCGAGCTGCAAAATCCCCCGCTCCATCCGGTCGCGCAGCGTGGCGATCCCGGTCCGCTCCTGCTCCAGTTGGCTTACGGCGAGTTCGGCCGCCTTGCCGAGGCCGACGATGCCGGGAACGTTCTCGGTGCCGGCGCGGCGGCGACGCTCCTGCGGACCGCCGAGGATCAGCGGCTTGAACTTCGTGCCCTTGCGCACGTAGAGCGCGCCGATCCCCTTGGGGCCGTGCAGCTTATGGCCGGACAGCGACAGCATGTTGATCTCGGTGGCGCTCAGATCGATTGGGATCCGTCCAACCGCCTGCACGGCATCGGTGTGAAACAGCGCGCCGGCCGAACGGGCCATTTTTGCCAGGAACTCGACCGGGAAGACCGTGCCGGTCTCGTTGTTGGCCCACATCACGGAGGCGATCGCGGTGCGCGGACCGAGCGCGCGCTTGTAGGCCTCGATATCGAGCCGGCCGCGCCCGTCCACCGGGATGAGGTGGCTCCTGATGCCGCGGCGAGAGAGATCCTCTACCAGCGACAGCACCGCGGGATGCTCCACCGCGGTGGTGACGATCTCGTCGCGCCCCTCCTGCACGGCGAGCGCCGACAGGATCGCGGCATTGTCGGATTCGGTGCCGCCCGAGGTGAAGACGATCTCGTGATCGAACGCTGCGCCGATCAGGCCCTGGACGCTACGCCGCGCCTCCCTCATCGCCTGAGCGACGTTGCTGCCGAACGCATGCGCTGAGGACGCATTGCCGAACTGCTCCGAGAAGAACGGCAGCATCGCCGCGACGACGGAAGGATCCGTGCGGGTCGTCGCATTGTTGTCGAGATAGATCGGCCGCACGGAATCCCTCGCTCGGTGTCGGGGCCTGCTCAGTGACGGGGCTTGGCCGCTCCGGCAACGGGAATCAGGCGGACGAACTCGCCGAGCCGTTCGATCAGGCGAGCCTGGATACCCTCCAGCGTCGCGCTGGCGAGCTTGCAGAACACGCAGGCCCCGGTGAGCCGAACCATGATCTTGTTGCCGTCGATCTCGAGCAATTCGCAATCACCACCGTCGCGCTTGAGATTGGGCCTGACCTCGTCGAGCACGGCGCGAATGATGCGCTCACGATCGCCAGGTTCGGCGACCGGCGCCTGCTTGAGATGTTCGGATTCGACGAGCATTTCAGATTCTCTCTCTTGCGGATCGGATCGAAGGGGACGGTTCAGCTGAATGACTTGCCGCAGGAGCAGCTCGACTTCGCGTTGGGATTGTCGAAGGTGAAACCGGACCCCTCCAGGGCGACGACGAAGTCGATCGTGGTGCCGTTGAGATGCTCGTGGCTCGCGTTGTCGACGAACACTTTCACGCCGCCGCGCTCGATCACGGTGTCGTCGGGCTTGGCTTCCTCGGCGAGGCCCATCATGTACTTGACCCCGGCGCAGCCGCCGGTCTCGACCATGATGCGCAAGCCGCTCGCCGGCTGCGCCGCGGAGGAGATCGCGGTCTTCACCGCATTCACCGCGCTGTCCGTCAGGTTGATCATCGCTCGCCCTCGCTGTCTGGGTCTGTTGCCAGATGGGATCGCAAGTCCCGTGCCAGAGCGCATATCCCTGAATCTGCTGAGTTTTCGCGAGGCGTCCGGGCTGTTGCTTTTGCGACGCGTGTCGGGTTTGCGACAGGCGGTCATGGCGACGCCGGGACGGGCGGAACGGCAACGCGATACCGGACGCTGCGCCGCGATTGCGCAAAGCCGTCCGGATTCGCGCAGCATTCAAACTTTCGGCGCATGCGCGCGCGGTCGGCAAACTCCTTGCATAGGGGGGATCGAAACCTTCGCGCCGGCGGACAGCCGCGCGGCAGATGAGACGAGGAGAGATGTCATGACGTCGATCGACAACACCGCCCTTGGCCGCCTGGACAAGGAGGGCCGGCTCTTGAACGCGGTGCTGAAGGGCGACACCACCAAACCGGGCCGGTTCGGTTTCCGCGGCGACATCGCGCTGAAATTCCAGACTCAGGTCGCCG encodes the following:
- a CDS encoding iron-sulfur cluster assembly accessory protein, with amino-acid sequence MINLTDSAVNAVKTAISSAAQPASGLRIMVETGGCAGVKYMMGLAEEAKPDDTVIERGGVKVFVDNASHEHLNGTTIDFVVALEGSGFTFDNPNAKSSCSCGKSFS
- the nifB gene encoding nitrogenase cofactor biosynthesis protein NifB codes for the protein MDVSAQHDASSIGHVAEVGEIMQAIAEHKGCGTSGGSGKASCGSQAGQGDLPTEIWEKVKNHPCYSEEAHHHYARMHVAVAPACNIQCNYCNRKYDCANESRPGVVSEKLTPEQAAKKVLAVASTIPQMTVLGIAGPGDPLANPEKTFKTFELISQTAPDIKLCLSTNGLALPDHVDAIARFNVDHVTITINMVDPEIGAKIYPWIFYKHKRYTGYEAAKILTDRQLQGLEMLTERGILCKINSVMIPGINDQHLVEVNRAVKSRGAFLHNIMPLISSPEHGTVFGLNGQRGPSAQELKALQDSCEGEMNMMRHCRQCRADAVGLLGEDRSAEFTTEKIMAMEVKYDAETRKAYQEKVEEERVAKVAAKQEELAELAGASSDIKVLAAVATKGSGLINEHFGHAKEFQVYELSTAGAKFVGHRRVDLYCQGGYGEEDSLETIIRAINDCHAVFVAKIGGCPKGDLIKAGIEPVDQYAHEFIEKSAIAWFKAYLDKVNRGEIEHVERGDAVIRQGALISAA
- a CDS encoding NifU family protein; the encoded protein is MLVESEHLKQAPVAEPGDRERIIRAVLDEVRPNLKRDGGDCELLEIDGNKIMVRLTGACVFCKLASATLEGIQARLIERLGEFVRLIPVAGAAKPRH
- a CDS encoding SIR2 family NAD-dependent protein deacylase — its product is MNAPVPQIDFANPADAEAILIGVVARLRGGSVIPYLGPGVAELAASAVPMNPEALAAFFGTKVALPRRARGNAWASAQHIESTRHRATVTALMADAFASPVAPTALHRHLASLPLPLIVDSWYDGAMRSALAERGDWGEIQGITRAGIGEDRWYRFYDAAGQEVDRAQAGGWTTILYKPHGSVAPAKNFLISDADYVEVLTEIDIQTPIPDEVKARRTGRSFLFLGCRFNDQLLRTYARQVSKRSADIHYAVVEPDTLSKNELRFLVSQGLTPLAISLPRAIEIVLAG
- a CDS encoding HesB/IscA family protein, with product MNFTITPAAQKFMRMMLRVDGGAGSGFRLAVSPGGCSGLAADISVRAEPQAGDAVVERDGVKLFLPAESRLLLDGVTIDFADTATQTGLVFHDPKQVSCGHH
- the nifT gene encoding putative nitrogen fixation protein NifT translates to MKVMIRRSPETGLSIYVPKKDLEEPIVESEHETLWGGWIKIANGWVLALPQMAADTNLPITINAKKRGGEGDE
- the nifS gene encoding cysteine desulfurase NifS, coding for MRPIYLDNNATTRTDPSVVAAMLPFFSEQFGNASSAHAFGSNVAQAMREARRSVQGLIGAAFDHEIVFTSGGTESDNAAILSALAVQEGRDEIVTTAVEHPAVLSLVEDLSRRGIRSHLIPVDGRGRLDIEAYKRALGPRTAIASVMWANNETGTVFPVEFLAKMARSAGALFHTDAVQAVGRIPIDLSATEINMLSLSGHKLHGPKGIGALYVRKGTKFKPLILGGPQERRRRAGTENVPGIVGLGKAAELAVSQLEQERTGIATLRDRMERGILQLGHCMVLGDVKNRLPNTSNIAFEHVEGEAIIHHLNRAGIAASLGSAFASGAMEPSHVLRAMNVPPQTLRGAIRFSLSRETTVDEVDRVLHVLPDILSKLRALSPSWQERASDTSLTEELSS
- a CDS encoding 4Fe-4S binding protein; translated protein: MPFKIIASQCTSCSACEPECPNVAISEKGGTFVIDPKKCTECLGYFDEPQCVAVCPVDNTCVVDTSLPRYQAPV